In one Inquilinus sp. Marseille-Q2685 genomic region, the following are encoded:
- a CDS encoding MmcQ/YjbR family DNA-binding protein, translating to MTFDDVCAIALAWPGVERSTSYGTPALKVKGKLLARLREDGETLVVPGVGFDEREMLIEAEPEVFHLSPHYRDWPIVLMRLPKAGADAVEALLLRRWREAAPKRLVKDFDAARVDQ from the coding sequence ATGACCTTCGACGATGTCTGCGCCATCGCCCTGGCCTGGCCCGGCGTCGAACGGTCGACCTCCTACGGCACGCCGGCGCTGAAGGTGAAGGGCAAGCTGCTGGCCCGGCTGCGCGAGGACGGCGAGACGCTGGTCGTGCCCGGCGTCGGCTTCGACGAGCGCGAGATGCTGATCGAGGCCGAGCCCGAGGTGTTCCACCTCTCCCCGCATTACCGCGACTGGCCGATCGTGCTGATGCGCCTGCCGAAGGCCGGCGCGGATGCGGTCGAGGCCCTGCTGCTCCGGCGCTGGCGCGAGGCCGCGCCGAAGCGGCTGGTGAAGGACTTCGACGCGGCGCGGGTTGATCAATAA